In one Chloroflexota bacterium genomic region, the following are encoded:
- a CDS encoding MBL fold metallo-hydrolase, with protein MSDIVPGAEVLPGVHLLRLPLTGSPLRFTNGYLIRTEDGWTLVDCGWDMPDVLDALHHQLTGLGVRLGDIRTLVITHFHTDHYGMAGTLIGLTQARLMMHRLDWVHVQQEMVDFGEMLGRLNSWLLLNGAPSEMIDEERVRMAAMRQLCTVVEPDVKLEEGYEIHSGNHTFRVVWTPGHTNGHICLYDEERRTLMTGDHVLDPISPNVSLAREYLGNPLGQYLKSLRKVGELDADLVLPAHGDPFHSISRRVRELLEHHDEREAEVLESVKHGACTGYQVAAALPWTRRRRKLSELGLGQQRMALTETLAHLEELRVRGLVHRERRGDVLYFTHA; from the coding sequence ATGAGTGACATAGTCCCCGGCGCCGAGGTTCTCCCAGGTGTTCACCTGCTCCGTCTGCCGCTGACCGGCAGCCCGCTGCGCTTCACCAACGGCTACCTGATCCGCACCGAGGACGGCTGGACCCTGGTCGATTGCGGCTGGGACATGCCAGACGTCCTGGACGCGCTTCACCATCAGCTGACGGGCCTGGGCGTGCGGCTGGGGGACATCCGAACGCTGGTCATCACCCATTTTCACACCGATCACTACGGCATGGCGGGGACGCTCATCGGGCTGACGCAGGCCCGGCTCATGATGCACCGCCTGGACTGGGTCCACGTCCAGCAGGAGATGGTGGACTTCGGCGAGATGCTCGGGCGGCTCAACTCGTGGCTGTTGCTGAACGGCGCGCCCTCGGAGATGATCGACGAAGAGCGCGTGCGAATGGCGGCCATGCGGCAGCTCTGCACCGTGGTCGAGCCAGACGTGAAGCTGGAGGAGGGGTACGAGATCCACTCCGGCAACCACACGTTCAGGGTCGTCTGGACGCCGGGGCACACGAACGGCCACATCTGCCTCTACGACGAGGAGCGCCGCACGCTGATGACAGGCGACCACGTCCTGGACCCGATCTCCCCGAACGTCAGCCTTGCGCGCGAATACCTGGGCAACCCCCTCGGGCAGTATCTCAAGTCACTGCGGAAGGTGGGCGAGCTGGACGCCGACCTCGTGCTGCCGGCCCACGGCGATCCGTTCCACAGCATCAGCCGGCGGGTCCGCGAGCTGCTGGAGCACCACGACGAGCGCGAGGCCGAAGTGCTGGAGTCGGTCAAGCACGGCGCGTGTACAGGGTACCAGGTGGCCGCCGCGTTGCCCTGGACTCGCCGTCGGCGCAAGCTCTCCGAGCTGGGGCTGGGGCAGCAGCGCATGGCCCTGACCGAGACGCTCGCGCACCTCGAGGAGCTGCGGGTACGCGGTCTGGTCCACCGCGAGCGACGCGGCGACGTGCTCTACTTCACCCACGCCTGA
- the meaB gene encoding methylmalonyl Co-A mutase-associated GTPase MeaB: MSAAAAEPLTLDTPRALARAITRVERGGPEAADVMRRLGPRPLRAWTIGVTGPPGAGKSTLVDRLIAAARAVGLTVGVIAVDPSSPFSGGAILGDRVRMMSHHADPGVFIRSMAARDNLGGLADATRDAARLLDAYGFDLVLLETVGVGQSELDVVKIADSVLVIAVPGLGDTVQTLKAGVLEIADLFVVNMADRPGADRTVAELLSMLQLGGRRPHGWSPPVLETVASEGRGVDALWAALQRHRGHLEASGELAERRASRTETEVVELAERALRRQLRRMLHENAAVRDLLDAARAGTLDSHTAAARLLTAAGYHTTEGAG; encoded by the coding sequence ATGTCCGCAGCTGCCGCCGAACCGCTGACGCTGGATACGCCCCGGGCGCTGGCCCGGGCGATCACCCGCGTCGAGCGTGGCGGTCCCGAGGCTGCGGATGTGATGCGCCGCTTGGGGCCGCGACCGCTCCGCGCCTGGACTATCGGCGTGACCGGGCCGCCGGGCGCGGGTAAGAGCACCCTGGTTGACCGGCTCATCGCGGCGGCGCGGGCTGTTGGCCTGACGGTCGGCGTCATCGCCGTCGATCCCTCCAGCCCGTTCTCGGGCGGTGCGATCCTCGGCGACCGCGTCCGCATGATGAGCCACCACGCTGACCCGGGGGTGTTCATCCGCAGCATGGCCGCCCGCGACAACCTCGGCGGTCTGGCCGACGCCACCCGTGATGCTGCGCGCCTCCTCGACGCTTACGGCTTCGACCTCGTCCTGCTGGAGACGGTCGGGGTCGGGCAGAGCGAGCTGGACGTGGTCAAGATCGCGGATTCGGTGCTGGTTATCGCCGTGCCGGGCCTTGGGGACACCGTTCAGACGCTCAAGGCTGGCGTGCTGGAGATCGCCGACCTGTTCGTCGTGAACATGGCGGACCGACCGGGTGCAGATCGCACCGTCGCCGAGCTGCTCTCGATGCTCCAGCTTGGCGGCCGGCGACCGCACGGCTGGAGTCCTCCCGTGCTGGAGACGGTCGCCTCGGAAGGCAGGGGCGTCGATGCCTTGTGGGCTGCGTTGCAGCGGCACCGCGGCCACCTGGAGGCCAGCGGCGAGCTGGCCGAGCGCCGTGCCAGCCGCACCGAGACAGAGGTCGTGGAGCTGGCCGAGCGGGCGCTGCGGCGGCAGCTTCGCCGTATGCTCCACGAGAACGCGGCTGTCCGCGACCTCCTCGACGCCGCGCGGGCCGGCACGCTCGACTCGCACACGGCGGCGGCCAGACTGCTGACGGCCGCCGGCTACCACACGACAGAAGGAGCAGGCTGA
- a CDS encoding 2-dehydropantoate 2-reductase, whose product MKLCIFGAGAMGGWIGGLLARQGVDVTLVARGPHLAAMRERGLTIRMNGEEFVTHPRLAESAEAAGPQDYVFISLKAHSVPPVAELMRPLLGPNTAVVTASNGIPWWYFYKLAGPWENHRLETVDPGNKQWDVFGPERAVGCILWPACEVVEPGVIQHEYGDRISVGEPDGSKSERVQALSQALASAGLKAPIRPNLRNEIWVKLWGNLSLNPVSALTLSTLEDLTRDPHTHAVIRQMMVEAQAVGEKLGVRFAMTVDKRIEAAQEVGAHRTSMLQDLEKGRPMEIDALVGVVSELGRLVEVPTPTIDTVYHLVVRRAREAGSYPG is encoded by the coding sequence ATGAAGCTCTGTATCTTCGGGGCCGGCGCCATGGGCGGCTGGATCGGCGGCCTGCTGGCGCGGCAGGGCGTGGACGTGACGCTCGTCGCGCGGGGGCCGCACCTGGCGGCCATGCGCGAGCGCGGCCTGACGATCCGCATGAACGGCGAGGAGTTCGTCACGCACCCGCGCCTCGCCGAGTCTGCCGAAGCGGCCGGCCCCCAGGACTACGTCTTCATCAGCCTCAAGGCCCATTCGGTGCCGCCCGTGGCCGAGCTGATGCGCCCGCTGCTCGGCCCGAACACCGCCGTGGTGACGGCGTCCAACGGCATCCCCTGGTGGTACTTCTACAAGCTGGCGGGACCGTGGGAGAACCACCGTCTGGAGACCGTCGATCCTGGGAACAAGCAGTGGGACGTTTTCGGGCCGGAGCGGGCTGTCGGCTGCATCCTCTGGCCCGCCTGCGAGGTCGTGGAGCCGGGCGTCATCCAGCACGAGTACGGCGACCGCATCTCCGTGGGCGAGCCTGACGGCAGCAAGTCGGAGCGAGTCCAGGCGCTCTCTCAGGCGCTGGCGTCGGCCGGCCTCAAAGCGCCCATCCGCCCGAACCTCCGCAACGAGATCTGGGTCAAGCTCTGGGGCAACCTCTCGCTGAACCCGGTCAGCGCCCTGACGCTCTCGACGCTGGAGGACCTGACCCGCGATCCGCACACCCACGCGGTGATCCGCCAGATGATGGTGGAGGCCCAGGCGGTGGGCGAGAAGCTCGGGGTGCGATTCGCGATGACGGTGGACAAGCGGATCGAGGCGGCGCAAGAGGTCGGCGCGCACCGCACGTCAATGCTCCAGGATCTGGAGAAGGGCCGCCCGATGGAGATCGACGCGCTGGTGGGCGTGGTGTCGGAGCTTGGGCGGCTGGTCGAGGTGCCCACCCCGACGATAGACACGGTCTACCACCTGGTAGTGCGCCGGGCCCGCGAGGCCGGCTCCTACCCGGGGTGA
- a CDS encoding AMP-binding protein: MTTAPQTVHALLDTGAADAVAIAATERPPLTFGALRQLVRDTVVSLNQLGYGRGDAVAIVLPNGPEMATSFIAVASACVSAPLNPAYVDDELDFYLSDLKAKALLVEAGSDSPAVTVANKLGIPIVELVADKSGPSGTFTLRGPDGQDIVPDPARAPDLAQPDDVGLILHTSGTTSRPKQVPLRQKNLAASARHIGATLKLTPNDRCMNIMPLFHIHGLIAATLSSLAAGGSVFCTPGFNALRFFALLDEANPTWYTAVPTMHQAILTRADRNAEIIAKHPLRLIRSSSASLPPQVMAALESTFSAPVIEAYGMTEAAHQMASNPLPPRARKPGSVGVAAGPEVSIMNDEGELLGPSETGEVVIQGPNVTAGYVNNEKANADAFTNGWFRTGDQGYLDNEGYLWLTGRLKEIINRGGEKISPREIDEVLLDHPSVAQVCTFAMPHEKLGEEVAAAVVLIEGIPATERELRDFCAGRLADFKVPRKVVILPEIPKGATGKIQRIGLAEKLGLGK, encoded by the coding sequence ATGACGACCGCCCCGCAGACCGTCCACGCGCTGCTAGACACTGGAGCCGCCGACGCCGTAGCCATCGCCGCAACCGAGCGACCGCCGCTGACCTTCGGCGCGCTGCGTCAGCTCGTGCGGGACACCGTCGTCTCGCTCAATCAGCTCGGGTACGGGCGCGGCGATGCCGTCGCCATCGTCCTGCCGAACGGCCCGGAGATGGCGACGTCGTTCATCGCGGTGGCCTCGGCCTGCGTCAGCGCGCCGCTCAACCCGGCCTACGTGGACGACGAGCTGGACTTCTACCTCTCAGACCTCAAGGCGAAGGCGCTGCTCGTCGAGGCCGGCAGCGACTCCCCGGCCGTAACGGTGGCGAACAAGCTCGGCATCCCCATCGTGGAGCTGGTCGCCGACAAGTCGGGGCCATCCGGCACGTTCACCCTGCGTGGCCCGGACGGCCAGGACATCGTACCTGACCCGGCCCGCGCGCCAGACCTCGCCCAGCCAGACGATGTCGGCCTGATCCTCCACACCTCGGGCACCACCTCCCGCCCGAAGCAGGTGCCGCTGCGCCAGAAGAACCTCGCGGCCTCGGCGCGGCACATCGGCGCGACGCTCAAGCTCACCCCGAACGACCGCTGCATGAACATCATGCCGCTGTTCCACATCCACGGCCTGATCGCCGCGACCCTCTCGTCGCTGGCGGCGGGCGGCTCGGTCTTCTGCACGCCAGGCTTCAACGCCCTGCGCTTCTTCGCGCTGCTCGACGAGGCCAACCCGACCTGGTACACGGCCGTCCCGACGATGCACCAGGCGATCCTGACCCGTGCCGACCGCAACGCCGAGATCATCGCGAAACACCCCCTGCGACTGATCCGCTCGTCGTCCGCATCGCTGCCGCCGCAGGTGATGGCCGCCCTCGAATCGACCTTCAGCGCACCGGTCATCGAGGCCTACGGTATGACCGAGGCAGCCCACCAGATGGCCTCGAACCCGCTGCCACCGCGCGCCCGCAAGCCCGGATCGGTGGGCGTGGCAGCCGGCCCCGAGGTCAGCATCATGAATGACGAGGGTGAGCTGCTCGGCCCGAGCGAGACCGGCGAGGTCGTCATCCAGGGGCCGAACGTCACGGCCGGGTACGTCAACAACGAGAAGGCCAACGCCGACGCGTTCACGAACGGCTGGTTCCGCACCGGCGACCAGGGCTACCTCGACAACGAGGGGTATCTCTGGCTGACCGGCCGCCTGAAGGAGATCATCAACCGGGGCGGCGAGAAGATCTCCCCGCGCGAGATCGACGAGGTGCTGCTCGACCACCCGAGCGTGGCGCAGGTCTGCACCTTCGCGATGCCGCACGAGAAGCTGGGCGAAGAGGTCGCGGCGGCGGTGGTGCTCATCGAGGGCATCCCGGCCACCGAGCGCGAGCTTCGCGACTTCTGCGCTGGCCGCCTCGCAGACTTCAAAGTGCCGCGCAAGGTGGTGATCCTGCCGGAGATCCCGAAGGGCGCGACCGGCAAGATCCAGCGGATCGGCCTCGCGGAGAAGCTGGGCCTCGGGAAGTAG
- a CDS encoding polyprenol monophosphomannose synthase, whose translation MRALVIVPTYNERENLPRLVPAILGQGEIFHVLIVDDNSPDGTGAIADEFAAADARVNVLHRDGKRGLGTAYVAGFKWALEHNFDFVFEMDADFSHDPNDLPRLLDGAKRGDCAIGSRWVTGGGTENWSLLRTLISRGGSVYAKTILGVPVNDLTSGFKCFSAYVLRSLDLDSIHSNGYAFQVELNYRCHRLGYKIVEVPIKFVDRRVGKSKMSAWIVVEAMGVVWRLRFSSDPPPNSVPAATTKAPRS comes from the coding sequence ATGAGAGCGCTCGTCATCGTCCCGACCTATAACGAGCGGGAGAACCTCCCCAGGCTCGTGCCCGCCATTCTGGGGCAAGGTGAGATTTTCCACGTCCTCATCGTGGACGACAATTCGCCCGACGGCACCGGCGCCATCGCCGACGAGTTCGCCGCCGCGGACGCCCGCGTCAACGTCCTCCACCGCGATGGCAAGCGCGGCCTCGGAACGGCGTACGTCGCCGGCTTCAAGTGGGCGCTCGAACACAACTTCGATTTCGTGTTCGAGATGGATGCCGACTTCTCCCACGACCCGAACGACCTTCCGCGCCTGCTCGACGGCGCGAAGCGCGGCGACTGTGCCATCGGGTCACGCTGGGTTACTGGCGGCGGCACCGAGAACTGGTCGCTGCTGCGTACGCTGATCAGCCGGGGCGGCTCGGTCTACGCGAAGACGATCCTCGGCGTCCCGGTCAACGACCTGACCAGCGGTTTCAAGTGCTTCTCGGCGTACGTCCTGCGGTCACTCGATCTGGACTCGATCCACTCGAACGGCTACGCCTTCCAGGTCGAGCTGAACTACCGCTGTCACCGGCTGGGGTACAAGATCGTCGAAGTGCCGATCAAGTTCGTGGATCGGCGCGTCGGCAAGTCCAAGATGTCGGCCTGGATCGTGGTCGAGGCGATGGGTGTCGTGTGGCGACTGCGGTTCTCGAGCGATCCGCCGCCGAACTCCGTGCCCGCCGCGACGACAAAGGCGCCGCGCAGCTGA
- a CDS encoding gamma carbonic anhydrase family protein, whose protein sequence is MPLLPYLGITPVVGDGLELDAEGFVIGKVTLGAGVRIGARTVLRADQDTITVGDRVRFGQAISVHMDPTFPTRIGSDVVVEDDAIVHGCTLGDAVLVERDATILTGSSVGEGSIVQAGTLVPEGKAFPARSVIAGTPGKVIRETTDDEVAEIRRRATARP, encoded by the coding sequence ATGCCGCTGCTGCCGTATCTGGGCATCACCCCGGTCGTCGGGGATGGCCTGGAGCTTGACGCTGAGGGCTTCGTGATCGGCAAGGTGACGCTCGGGGCGGGGGTCCGCATCGGCGCGCGCACGGTGCTGCGGGCCGACCAGGACACCATCACCGTTGGCGACCGCGTCCGGTTCGGACAGGCCATCTCGGTCCACATGGACCCGACGTTTCCGACGCGCATCGGCTCCGACGTGGTGGTCGAGGACGACGCCATTGTGCACGGCTGCACGCTTGGGGATGCCGTCCTGGTCGAGCGCGACGCCACGATCCTGACCGGCAGCAGCGTCGGCGAGGGGAGCATCGTGCAGGCCGGGACGCTGGTGCCCGAGGGCAAGGCGTTCCCGGCGCGCTCGGTGATCGCCGGGACGCCCGGCAAGGTGATCCGTGAGACCACCGACGACGAGGTGGCTGAGATCCGCCGGCGTGCAACTGCGCGCCCGTGA
- a CDS encoding response regulator transcription factor has product MNRRISVLVVDDEPRVLRFVRAELEADGYRVVVASNGRQAIELHETERPALVILDLIMPDLDGFEVLRRIRVHARTPVIVLTARASDVDKIRGLDLGADDYLTKPFNPEELSARMRAVMRRTQGLPSMSEQTVLSFGEVEVDMERRRVSVGGEDAMLSPTEWQLLMNLIQNAGRVILHEDLLGMTWGPEYRNDLQYLRVWVSRLRRKLGESSHHPGLIKTVPGVGYMIREPDHDDADAVLIT; this is encoded by the coding sequence ATGAATCGCCGGATCAGCGTCCTGGTCGTCGACGACGAGCCGCGCGTGCTGCGGTTCGTCCGCGCCGAGCTGGAAGCGGACGGCTATCGGGTAGTCGTCGCCAGCAATGGACGTCAGGCTATCGAGTTGCATGAGACGGAGCGTCCGGCCCTGGTCATCCTCGACCTGATCATGCCGGATCTCGACGGCTTTGAGGTGCTCAGACGGATCCGCGTCCATGCGCGTACGCCCGTCATCGTGCTCACGGCGCGCGCCAGCGACGTGGACAAGATCCGGGGTCTGGACCTGGGCGCGGACGACTACCTGACCAAGCCGTTCAACCCCGAGGAGCTGTCCGCGCGGATGCGCGCCGTGATGCGCCGGACGCAGGGCCTCCCCTCGATGAGCGAGCAGACCGTGCTGTCGTTCGGCGAGGTCGAGGTGGACATGGAGCGGCGGCGCGTCTCGGTGGGCGGCGAGGACGCCATGCTCTCGCCCACCGAGTGGCAGCTGCTGATGAACCTGATCCAGAACGCCGGCCGGGTGATTCTCCACGAGGATTTGCTCGGGATGACCTGGGGGCCGGAGTACCGCAACGACCTCCAGTACCTGCGGGTCTGGGTCAGCCGGCTGCGCCGGAAGCTCGGGGAGAGCTCGCACCACCCGGGGCTGATCAAGACCGTGCCCGGCGTCGGCTACATGATCCGCGAGCCGGATCACGACGACGCCGACGCCGTCCTGATCACCTGA
- a CDS encoding TerC family protein → MWVAFTALILGLLALDLFVFHKDAHVVSVKEASIWSVIWVSLGLLFGGVVWAWLGAERGGEYFAGYLIEKALSVDNIFVFAMVFAYFAVPGKYQHRVLFWGVVGAIIFRAIFIVAGAELLKQFHWLIYVFGAILLVTGLKMAFGGDTEVHPEKNPALKLVRRLIPISNEYHGQRFFARHAGKLVATPLFAVLLIVETTDILFAIDSIPAIFAVTREPFIVFASNAFAILGLRSLYFVLADMMYRFKYLKVGLGGILIFAGVKMGLTETAYRVDIWPSLAVIGLILAVSVLASLFATRNQKPEGERPAEVAAA, encoded by the coding sequence ATGTGGGTTGCGTTCACCGCGTTGATTCTGGGCCTGCTGGCCCTGGACCTTTTCGTCTTCCACAAGGATGCGCACGTCGTGTCCGTCAAGGAGGCGAGCATCTGGTCCGTCATCTGGGTGAGCCTTGGCCTGTTGTTCGGCGGCGTGGTCTGGGCCTGGCTCGGCGCCGAGCGCGGCGGCGAGTACTTCGCCGGCTACCTGATCGAGAAGGCGTTGTCGGTTGACAACATCTTCGTCTTCGCGATGGTGTTCGCGTACTTCGCCGTGCCCGGCAAGTACCAGCATCGAGTGCTGTTCTGGGGCGTCGTCGGGGCCATCATCTTCCGCGCGATCTTCATCGTGGCGGGCGCCGAGCTGCTGAAGCAGTTCCACTGGCTGATCTACGTCTTCGGCGCGATCCTCCTGGTCACCGGCCTCAAGATGGCGTTCGGCGGCGATACCGAGGTGCACCCCGAGAAGAACCCGGCCCTGAAGCTCGTCCGCCGCCTCATCCCGATCTCGAACGAGTACCACGGGCAGCGCTTCTTCGCGCGGCACGCCGGCAAGCTGGTGGCGACGCCCCTCTTCGCGGTGCTGCTGATCGTCGAGACCACGGACATCCTGTTCGCCATCGACTCGATCCCGGCGATCTTCGCGGTGACCCGCGAGCCGTTCATCGTCTTCGCCTCGAACGCCTTCGCGATCCTCGGCCTGCGCTCGCTGTACTTCGTGCTGGCGGACATGATGTACCGCTTCAAGTACCTGAAGGTCGGGCTGGGCGGCATCCTGATCTTCGCGGGCGTCAAGATGGGCCTGACCGAGACGGCCTACAGGGTCGATATCTGGCCCTCCCTGGCGGTGATCGGGCTGATCCTGGCCGTGTCGGTGCTGGCCTCGCTCTTCGCGACGCGCAACCAGAAGCCCGAGGGTGAGCGGCCTGCCGAGGTGGCTGCCGCCTGA
- a CDS encoding N-acetylmuramoyl-L-alanine amidase has translation MASQYLTRRRVLQAGVLVGAGLALPSSRGVLAAPEGFDADVGLDPGHSRADVGASGGGFGEYQHTLDIAERIRPMLEAAGLSVRLSRTDHEPLTAMSHRDINVRTEIEQSARIAAVGTVRIYVSIHFNGGPPSLRGTETYYNSESAGPDSRRLALALQRSVVAELAEVGYQTADRGAKEDLAAGKPYGHFFSLRGPMPSALVEGLFLSNPAEAELLLREDARQALAKGYVGGIVAYFAGG, from the coding sequence ATGGCCTCTCAGTATCTGACGCGCCGGCGGGTGTTACAGGCCGGCGTTCTCGTTGGAGCAGGGCTGGCGCTGCCGTCGTCTCGGGGTGTGCTGGCCGCGCCCGAGGGGTTCGACGCCGACGTGGGGCTGGACCCCGGACACAGCCGTGCGGATGTTGGCGCGAGCGGGGGCGGTTTCGGCGAGTACCAGCACACGCTCGACATCGCCGAGCGCATCAGGCCGATGCTCGAAGCAGCCGGCCTGTCGGTCAGGCTCAGCCGCACCGACCACGAGCCGCTGACGGCGATGTCCCACCGAGACATCAACGTCCGCACCGAGATCGAGCAATCAGCCCGCATCGCCGCGGTTGGGACCGTGCGGATCTACGTCTCGATCCACTTCAACGGCGGGCCCCCGTCGCTACGGGGCACCGAGACGTACTACAACAGCGAGAGTGCCGGCCCGGACAGTCGGCGGCTCGCGCTGGCGCTCCAGCGCTCGGTGGTGGCCGAACTGGCGGAGGTCGGCTACCAGACGGCCGACCGGGGCGCCAAGGAAGACCTGGCGGCCGGCAAGCCGTACGGGCACTTCTTCAGCCTGCGCGGCCCGATGCCGAGCGCCCTGGTGGAGGGGCTGTTCCTCTCCAACCCCGCCGAGGCCGAGCTTCTGCTGCGCGAGGACGCGCGGCAGGCGCTGGCGAAAGGGTACGTCGGCGGCATCGTGGCGTACTTCGCCGGGGGCTGA